A region from the Halomarina litorea genome encodes:
- a CDS encoding 4Fe-4S dicluster domain-containing protein, translating to MAIDPQFESNREVAEEHNGHRVWGPVEEPEKLGIHGTHVAVDFDICLADGACLEDCPVDVFEWVDTPGHPESEIKADPANEAQCIDCMLCVDVCPVDAIDVDAGRAGRL from the coding sequence ATGGCCATCGATCCGCAGTTCGAATCGAACAGGGAAGTCGCGGAGGAACACAACGGCCACCGGGTGTGGGGCCCGGTGGAAGAACCGGAGAAACTTGGCATCCACGGGACGCACGTCGCCGTGGACTTCGACATCTGCCTCGCGGACGGGGCCTGTCTCGAGGACTGCCCCGTGGACGTCTTCGAGTGGGTGGACACCCCCGGCCACCCGGAGAGCGAAATCAAGGCAGACCCGGCCAACGAGGCGCAGTGTATCGACTGCATGCTCTGCGTGGACGTCTGCCCGGTGGACGCCATCGACGTGGACGCGGGGCGGGCCGGACGCCTCTGA
- a CDS encoding electron transfer flavoprotein subunit beta/FixA family protein has protein sequence MHTVVLTKGVPDFREGQVSFDEEGHLERGKTPTVMNPNDRFALEAALQTKVRHGGRVSLMSMGPPGYGEVLQEGMRSVYADDCYLLSDREMAAADTWATSITIATALEKLGVPDLVVAGFKTADGETGHTGLQTAWCLGMPIVTHVVALDVDEDAGTLRAKRLVEGDVTEIETVETSLPAFVVTDPEFDASYRTAGERLVLKDLRAETRDRAERYEAVMTTWDHADLNLDPDYIGLDGSPTIVSSVDPIPKAPAEREATMVDPGDAAAMDEVLEVLRPFAGGDGSPTAEAGGD, from the coding sequence ATGCACACAGTCGTCCTGACGAAAGGCGTCCCCGACTTCCGCGAGGGGCAGGTGTCCTTCGACGAGGAGGGCCACCTCGAACGGGGGAAGACCCCGACGGTCATGAACCCGAACGACCGGTTCGCGCTAGAGGCGGCCCTCCAGACCAAGGTCCGCCACGGCGGGCGCGTCTCGCTGATGAGCATGGGGCCGCCGGGGTACGGTGAAGTCTTACAGGAGGGGATGCGGTCGGTGTACGCCGACGACTGCTACCTGCTCTCGGACCGCGAGATGGCCGCCGCCGACACGTGGGCTACCTCCATCACCATCGCCACCGCGCTGGAGAAACTGGGCGTGCCGGACCTCGTCGTGGCGGGGTTCAAGACGGCCGACGGCGAGACGGGGCACACTGGCCTGCAGACGGCGTGGTGTCTCGGGATGCCCATCGTCACCCACGTCGTCGCCCTCGACGTCGACGAGGACGCGGGCACCCTCCGGGCCAAGCGACTCGTCGAGGGTGACGTCACCGAGATAGAGACCGTCGAGACCTCGCTCCCCGCGTTCGTCGTGACCGACCCCGAGTTCGACGCGTCCTACCGGACGGCGGGCGAACGACTCGTCCTGAAGGACCTCCGGGCGGAGACGCGGGACCGCGCCGAGCGATACGAGGCGGTCATGACGACGTGGGACCACGCGGACCTCAACCTCGACCCGGACTACATCGGCCTCGACGGGTCGCCCACCATCGTCTCCTCCGTCGATCCCATCCCGAAGGCCCCCGCGGAACGCGAGGCGACGATGGTCGACCCGGGGGACGCGGCGGCCATGGACGAGGTTCTGGAGGTGCTCCGCCCGTTCGCGGGCGGAGACGGGAGTCCGACCGCGGAGGCGGGGGGTGACTGA
- a CDS encoding electron transfer flavoprotein subunit alpha/FixB family protein encodes MSIDPADYDIADLTARIKDVEDVAELRAILEAEEDGKNRDPVKKVIESRIGKFSGDEEASDGEVDPTEMSLAELGNAVQDIDDPERLDAILAAEEAGENRDGAKRLVQSRIDSIRGSEEDEGGDVEEEPQTPEERHPDLDHPTADKRHVRALTDATYGDMWVYCETQAGDLLDVSREMLGKARELMDGYNADYDRSERVVAVLIGSDVERFADECIDCGADAVVVHEDDRLDRFVHRAYTEVFCDMARWGGEPGEKGPDPAEWRDYDEPRYVLFPATNNGRDLSAQVQAELDSGLASDCSGLYIEDTVISNPAKVGRAGEKKEFRGVLHMKRPDFSGFEYSTILCLDNPGREFHPQGASVIPGSFDVPDPDPEREGLVVTHDLELDEDWLSVRVTEFDQLDEGVDLTGRDVVVAVGRGIGDDPTRGMELALELANAFEDADVGVSRGIVTGSYEFGGHVEEYTREERQIGETGQVVAPKLYIAAGISGAVQHKVGMDESDTILAINTDPDARIRDFSDYFVEGDLFEVLPMLTEAVKSGTLDVQAVADGSGGERQ; translated from the coding sequence ATGTCCATCGACCCCGCGGACTACGACATCGCCGACCTCACGGCGCGAATCAAGGACGTAGAGGACGTGGCGGAACTGCGAGCCATCCTCGAAGCGGAGGAAGACGGGAAGAATCGCGACCCCGTCAAGAAGGTCATCGAGAGCCGTATCGGGAAGTTCTCCGGGGACGAGGAGGCGTCGGACGGCGAGGTGGACCCGACGGAGATGAGCCTCGCCGAACTCGGTAACGCGGTGCAGGACATCGACGACCCGGAGCGTCTGGACGCCATCCTCGCGGCCGAGGAGGCCGGCGAGAACCGCGACGGCGCGAAGCGCCTCGTCCAGAGCCGCATCGACTCCATCCGCGGGAGCGAGGAGGACGAGGGCGGGGACGTCGAGGAGGAGCCACAGACACCGGAGGAGCGCCACCCGGACCTCGACCACCCCACGGCGGACAAGCGCCACGTTCGGGCGCTGACGGACGCCACCTACGGCGACATGTGGGTCTACTGCGAGACGCAGGCGGGCGACCTGCTCGACGTCTCCCGCGAGATGCTCGGGAAGGCCCGCGAGCTGATGGACGGCTACAACGCCGACTACGACCGGTCGGAGCGAGTCGTCGCCGTCCTCATCGGGAGCGACGTCGAACGCTTCGCCGACGAGTGTATCGACTGCGGCGCGGACGCCGTCGTCGTCCACGAGGACGACCGACTCGACCGGTTCGTCCACCGCGCGTACACCGAGGTGTTCTGCGACATGGCGCGGTGGGGCGGGGAGCCGGGGGAGAAGGGTCCCGACCCCGCCGAGTGGCGCGACTACGACGAACCGCGCTACGTCCTCTTCCCGGCGACGAACAACGGGCGTGACCTCTCGGCGCAGGTGCAGGCTGAACTCGACTCCGGCCTCGCGAGCGACTGCTCCGGCCTCTACATCGAGGACACCGTCATCTCCAATCCCGCCAAGGTGGGGCGGGCGGGCGAGAAGAAAGAGTTCCGAGGCGTCCTCCACATGAAGCGCCCGGACTTCTCGGGGTTCGAGTACTCGACCATCCTCTGTCTGGACAACCCGGGGCGGGAGTTCCACCCGCAGGGGGCCTCCGTGATTCCGGGGAGCTTCGACGTCCCCGACCCGGACCCCGAGCGAGAGGGCCTCGTCGTCACCCACGACCTCGAACTGGACGAGGACTGGTTGAGCGTGCGCGTGACCGAGTTCGACCAGCTAGACGAGGGCGTCGACCTCACCGGGCGGGACGTCGTCGTCGCCGTCGGGCGGGGCATCGGCGACGACCCGACGCGAGGGATGGAACTCGCCCTCGAACTGGCGAACGCCTTCGAGGACGCCGACGTGGGCGTCTCGCGGGGTATCGTCACCGGCTCCTACGAGTTCGGGGGCCACGTCGAGGAGTACACCCGCGAGGAACGCCAGATCGGGGAGACGGGACAGGTCGTCGCTCCGAAACTGTACATCGCGGCGGGCATCTCGGGGGCCGTCCAGCACAAGGTGGGGATGGACGAGTCCGACACCATCCTCGCCATCAACACCGACCCCGACGCCCGCATCCGTGACTTCTCCGACTACTTCGTCGAGGGGGACCTGTTCGAGGTGCTCCCGATGCTCACCGAGGCGGTGAAGTCGGGGACGCTGGACGTACAGGCCGTCGCCGACGGCAGCGGGGGTGAGCGCCAATGA
- a CDS encoding FAD-dependent oxidoreductase: MTEHEHYEAVVVGAGPGGAAAAAKLAAEGVETLVLERGVDAGSKNVSGGLLYAESSAPYTIDDLFPDFREEAAERPVTEYYLHNVAGRKVRSFDITALHEHDTEWSDAVLRRPMDSWLADRVHEMTRETGGGLLTGVRVNGLLREHGEIVGVTCDEIDPIRADVVVAADGVNSELARDAGLMDWEHPDQWFQGVKAVVDAPDVDDRFDIDPGEGVAHLFSGDLFEDVRGGGFLYTNRETLSIGTVFHLDSLVAERAEPHELLDNLLTHPLLADWLGDDYRELEYSAKLVPDSKKVAHPDPHEGRLVLVGDAGGQMQAQGPIIKGMNHAVTAGALAAEAFVEARNRGNTDEAGRRYAEKLRDSGTMRKLRPPGYRVSRALGERDRVASLTDAVLTSRVGRLGVRALGGRLESLYSSPGLAAIVPDTATPYVTLPSVIAEELGADVTAESRVEPPSLADRIGALTYDTDVGNPHIRVLDNSWAASGAAVTACPVSALDFGGGCYREEEVKTNGHTERVVSLDTQPCVECGTCAIVADTEWTHPRGGKGVEFEQG; this comes from the coding sequence ATGACCGAGCACGAACACTACGAGGCGGTCGTGGTGGGTGCCGGCCCCGGCGGGGCCGCCGCCGCCGCCAAACTCGCCGCCGAGGGGGTCGAGACGCTCGTCCTCGAACGCGGCGTCGACGCCGGGTCGAAGAACGTCTCGGGGGGACTCCTCTACGCCGAGTCCTCCGCGCCGTACACCATCGACGACCTCTTCCCCGACTTCCGCGAGGAGGCCGCGGAGCGACCCGTCACGGAGTACTACCTGCACAACGTCGCCGGGCGCAAGGTGCGCTCGTTCGACATCACCGCGCTCCACGAACACGACACGGAGTGGTCCGACGCCGTCCTCAGGCGGCCGATGGACTCGTGGCTGGCCGACCGGGTCCACGAGATGACCCGCGAGACGGGCGGTGGACTCCTGACCGGCGTGCGGGTGAACGGCCTCCTGCGCGAACACGGGGAGATAGTCGGCGTCACCTGCGACGAGATAGACCCCATCCGCGCCGACGTCGTCGTCGCCGCCGACGGGGTGAACAGCGAACTCGCCCGCGACGCGGGCCTGATGGACTGGGAGCACCCCGACCAGTGGTTCCAGGGCGTCAAGGCAGTCGTGGACGCCCCGGACGTCGACGACCGGTTCGACATCGACCCCGGGGAGGGTGTCGCCCACCTGTTCTCGGGCGACCTCTTCGAGGACGTTCGGGGCGGCGGGTTCCTCTACACCAACCGCGAGACGCTCTCCATCGGCACCGTCTTCCACCTCGACAGCCTCGTCGCGGAGCGGGCCGAACCGCACGAACTGCTCGACAACCTGCTCACCCACCCGCTCCTCGCGGACTGGCTGGGCGACGACTACCGGGAACTGGAGTACTCGGCGAAGCTCGTCCCGGACTCGAAGAAGGTGGCCCACCCGGACCCCCACGAGGGAAGACTCGTTCTCGTCGGGGACGCGGGCGGGCAGATGCAGGCGCAGGGGCCCATCATCAAGGGGATGAACCACGCCGTCACGGCGGGCGCGCTGGCCGCCGAGGCGTTCGTGGAGGCCCGCAACCGAGGGAACACCGACGAGGCGGGCCGGCGCTACGCCGAGAAACTGCGCGACTCGGGGACGATGCGGAAGCTCCGACCGCCGGGCTACCGCGTCTCGCGGGCGCTGGGCGAACGCGACCGGGTCGCCTCGCTGACAGACGCCGTCCTCACCTCCCGCGTCGGGCGGTTGGGAGTCAGGGCGCTGGGCGGGCGTCTCGAATCGCTGTACAGTTCGCCGGGCCTCGCGGCCATCGTGCCCGACACGGCGACGCCCTACGTGACGCTCCCGTCGGTCATCGCGGAGGAACTCGGTGCCGACGTCACCGCCGAGAGCCGGGTCGAACCCCCCAGCCTCGCGGACCGCATCGGGGCGCTCACCTACGACACCGACGTGGGCAACCCGCACATCCGCGTGCTGGACAACTCGTGGGCGGCCAGTGGTGCCGCCGTCACGGCCTGTCCCGTGAGCGCGCTGGACTTCGGCG